The proteins below are encoded in one region of Persephonella sp.:
- a CDS encoding GTPase: protein MEKPREWLREKSIAKKVLSQANVIFEVVDARIPLETRNKVIEELASNQNKKLFVIINKADLVPKKFAKKAKEEIQKEYPAVLFSAHKNIGKKELDRIIRDLSKEGKIIKIGVLGYPNVGKSSLINSLKKRKVATTSPKPGMTRGEKLIKLSKNVYLIDTPGIITLEYQEDLALKGSWIPEKLEQPVEVALKLIQKITDERPDGIKETYGVEPEEDPLKTLEKIGQRLNYRTSGGLVDIERTAKKILWDWIKGNIKAYWL from the coding sequence ATGGAAAAACCAAGAGAATGGCTAAGGGAAAAAAGTATAGCAAAAAAGGTGCTTTCGCAGGCTAATGTAATATTTGAGGTTGTTGATGCGAGAATACCTCTTGAAACGAGAAACAAGGTGATAGAAGAACTGGCCTCCAATCAGAACAAGAAGCTTTTTGTGATAATAAACAAAGCTGACCTTGTTCCGAAAAAATTTGCAAAAAAGGCAAAAGAAGAAATACAGAAAGAATACCCTGCAGTTTTATTTTCTGCACACAAAAATATTGGGAAAAAAGAGTTGGACAGGATCATTAGGGATCTGTCAAAAGAAGGCAAAATAATTAAAATAGGGGTGTTAGGTTATCCAAATGTTGGAAAATCTTCTCTAATAAACAGTCTGAAAAAAAGAAAAGTTGCGACAACATCTCCAAAACCTGGAATGACGAGAGGAGAAAAACTTATAAAACTCTCAAAAAATGTATATCTTATAGATACACCGGGAATTATCACACTTGAATATCAGGAAGATCTTGCACTTAAAGGATCATGGATCCCTGAAAAACTTGAACAACCTGTTGAGGTTGCCCTCAAACTTATTCAAAAAATAACAGATGAGAGACCTGATGGGATAAAAGAAACTTATGGTGTTGAACCTGAAGAAGATCCATTAAAAACCCTTGAAAAAATAGGTCAGAGACTTAACTACCGCACGTCAGGCGGGTTGGTAGATATAGAAAGAACAGCTAAAAAAATTTTATGGGACTGGATAAAAGGAAACATTAAAGCTTACTGGCTTTAA
- a CDS encoding PilZ domain-containing protein, giving the protein MKDSKSLWKLIGEIKRKKKLEVAVFYEEVPITGTIEIIDIDETLEQIIWKADKKILPTLKETRHIYFKHNGEVYILTVIAYDQKEIATSFPSYALDQKLNRTYVRVKTSDKDPILVMINGYKLYADDISEAGVGIITSEEEKECIQEGKECQFEIKLRNDTVKLKGIVVYRRKAGKGVIRIGIKFTEVKQKDRDKIAKYIMDRQREIAKKISMFKV; this is encoded by the coding sequence TTGAAGGATTCAAAATCTTTATGGAAGCTTATAGGTGAGATAAAGAGAAAAAAGAAGCTTGAAGTGGCTGTTTTCTATGAAGAGGTTCCTATTACCGGAACTATTGAGATTATTGATATAGATGAAACCCTTGAACAGATAATATGGAAAGCAGATAAAAAGATACTTCCTACCTTAAAGGAAACAAGGCATATATACTTTAAGCATAACGGTGAGGTTTACATTCTTACAGTTATAGCCTATGATCAGAAGGAGATAGCAACATCTTTCCCTTCTTATGCTCTGGATCAGAAACTTAATAGAACATACGTAAGGGTAAAAACATCTGATAAAGATCCTATTTTGGTAATGATAAACGGTTACAAGCTTTATGCAGATGATATTAGTGAGGCAGGAGTTGGCATAATAACCTCTGAAGAAGAAAAAGAGTGTATTCAGGAAGGGAAAGAATGTCAGTTTGAGATAAAATTAAGAAATGATACTGTAAAACTAAAAGGTATTGTTGTATACAGAAGAAAAGCAGGAAAAGGTGTTATAAGAATAGGCATAAAATTTACAGAGGTAAAACAGAAAGACAGGGACAAAATAGCAAAATACATAATGGATCGGCAGAGGGAGATAGCAAAAAAGATATCGATGTTCAAGGTTTAA